From a region of the Panicum virgatum strain AP13 chromosome 2K, P.virgatum_v5, whole genome shotgun sequence genome:
- the LOC120667639 gene encoding mediator of RNA polymerase II transcription subunit 33A-like: MAMSAPPPPPPPASSSSPPAWLEWAAEYTKAAQAESRPPPEWAARVAAASASAAGESGDVPWSAGLAEVLARALLSGGGAPAAWKYAEAALAARLASPALLLAILSTRVIPQRFSRPMEYRLYLELLKRHGFSFHYQMKAANFRKIMDLIDGNLSLSKIFGISTCEPGVFVVHFVLCILWQLVDVVLDDESLLELTPEKKAQWPTSPEDVSTFEGTFTEQRTEKIEKLQKMNTVTTMELIEHLLRNKVITRILSLARENMQSHWGAFTNRLHLLATNSSTLQNLAISLEPFQQLILGDCNVYGETKHNMRKRFHPIVASNPLSSPNGRCLGASYSALWIPIDMYLEDCLDGSIAATNSIEILSGLVKALQSVNRSTWHDAFLALWMASLRLVQREREPIEGPVPHLDTRLCMLLSITTLAVADIIDEADSLCNETELNSHTKEKSIGNLRNELMLSLQILGDYESLLVPPPCVVSAANHAVTKAAMFISGISINNGYMENVNGMNYSGNMRHLIVESCISRNLLDTSAYYWPGYVSNHANSVSLTLPSQLAGWSSFMKGAPLTQSLVNMLISTPAPSLAEVEKLFEVAVNGSDDVNVSAATVLCGATLLRGWNFQEHTVRLVVELLSPSDPIDYSGRESQLIKLGPMLNVILSGISAVDYAPIFSFHGLIPELAAALMAICEVFGSLSPSVSWTLRTGEEISAHTVFSNAFILLLRLWKFNHPPLEYCVMGDGAPVGSQLTPEYLLLLRNSQVLSSSSLAKERNGQRKLQIPTSHPSSEHPIFMDSFPKLKLWYRQHQACLASTLSGLAHGTPVRNNVDSLLNLMFRKANKGGTSIGSISGSSSISNSSGPGGDDLHLWPQLPAWEILEAVPFVVDAALTACSHGRLFPRELATGLKDLADFLPASLATIVSYFSAEVTRGVWKPASMNGSDWPSPSVNLSMVEEHIKKIVAATGVDVPRLVTGGSSSGTLPLPLAAFVSLTITYKLDKASERFLNLAGPALENLAASCPWPSMAIVAALWTQKVKRWSDFLVFSASRTVFHHNNDAVVQLLRSCFAATLGMSSTSVCSCGGVASLLGHGYCPGGFSPVAPGILYLRIFRCIKDCSILAEDILSLLMLSVKDIAETTVPRQRSDKLKKTKYGMRHGQVSLSAAMTQVKVAASLGATLIWLSGGTALVQSLIQEMLPSWFLTVQDLDQGGTSGGIVYKLGGHALAYLAVSSGMFAWGIDPTPVSRRRERVTRSHLEFLASALDGKISLGCGPSLWRAYVAGFLGLVVECTPCWVQEVELRVLKRLSSGLRQWGEDELAVALLRRAGPEAMGTAAELILSSEW, encoded by the exons atggcgatgtcggcgccgccgccgccgccgccgccggcctcgtccTCCTCACCCCCGGCGTGGCTGGAGTGGGCGGCGGAGTACACCAAGGCCGCGCAGGCGGagtcccgcccgccgccggagtgggcggcgcgggtggcggccgcctcggcctcggccgcgGGGGAGAGCGGGGACGTCCCCTGGTCCGCGGGGCTCGCGGAGGTGCTGGCGCGGGCGCtgctctccggcggcggcgcgcccgccgcGTGGAAGTACGCCgaggccgcgctcgccgcgcggcTCGCGTCcccggcgctcctcctcgcgATCCTCTCCACCAG GGTCATTCCTCAGCGGTTTTCCAGGCCAATGGAGTATAGACTCTATCTAGAGCTCTTGAAAAGACATGGGTTCAGCTTCCACTATCAGATGAAAGCGGCAAATTTCAGAAA GATCATGGATTTAATAGATGGgaaccttagtctttccaagaTATTTGGCATTTCAACATGTGAACCAGGGGTTTTTGTTGTGCATTTTGTTCTCTGTATTTTATGGCAGTTAGTTGATGTTGTTTTGGATGATGAGAGCCTGTTAGAGTTAACCCCAGAGAAGAAAGCTCAATGGCCAACCAGTCCTGAAGATGTGAGCACGTTTGAAGGAACTTTTACTGAACAAAGAACTGAGAAGATTGAGAAGTTACAGAAGATGAACACTGTGACAACTATGGAGCTCATTGAGCATCTTCTTCGTAATAAAGTAATTACTCGTATCCTATCATTGGCACGCGAAAACAT GCAATCTCACTGGGGTGCATTTACGAACCGGTTGCATTTGCTTGCAACAAACTCATCTACCTTACAAAATTTAGCAATATCCTTGGAACCATTTCAGCAATTGATTCTAGGTGATTGCAATGTATATGGAGAAACTAAACATAATATGCGTAAAAGATTCCACCCAATAGTGGCTTCTAACCCTCTATCTTCACCAAATGGACGATGCCTTGGTGCTAGCTATTCTGCACTATGGATTCCCATCGATATGTATCTTGAGGATTGCCTTGATGGTTCAATCGCCGCAACAAATTCTATTGAGATTTTAAGTG GTTTGGTCAAGGCTCTTCAATCAGTTAATAGATCGACTTGGCATGATGCTTTCTTGGCTCTTTGGATGGCTTCACTTCGCCTTGTACAAAGA GAAAGAGAACCGATTGAAGGTCCTGTACCTCACCTAGACACAAGACTATGCATGTTGTTGTCTATCACAACACTAGCAGTTGCCGACATTATTGATGAAGCAGATTCACTTTGCAATGAAACAGAACTCAACAGtcatacaaaagaaaaatcGATTGGTAATCTACGGAATGAATTGATGCTAAGCTTACAGATACTTGGTGATTATGAAAGTTTGCTTGTTCCTCCTCCATGTGTTGTCTCCGCAGCCAACCATGCTGTTACCAAAGCTGCGATGTTCATTTCGGGAATCAGTATTAATAATGGCTACATGGAAAATGTCAATGGGATGAATTATT CTGGAAATATGCGACATTTGATTGTGGAGTCATGTATCTCAAGGAATTTATTGGACACATCAGCTTACTACTGGCCTGGTTATGTTAGTAATCATGCCAACTCCGTATCTCTTACACTCCCTAGCCAACTTGCTGGGTGGTCATCTTTCATGAAGGGTGCGCCATTGACTCAGTCACTGGTTAATATGTTGATATCAACTCCCGCTCCCAG CTTGGCAGAGGTCGAGAAGTTATTTGAAGTTGCTGTTAATGGGTCAGATGATGTTAACGTTTCTGCTGCCACTGTTTTATGTGGAGCCACTCTTTTACGTGGTTGGAATTTTCAG GAGCACACAGTTCGGTTAGTTGTTGAACTGCTTTCACCGTCTGATCCAATTGATTATTCTGGAAGAGAGAGCCAATTGATAAAGCTTggaccaatgctcaatgttatTCTTTCAGGAATATCCGCTGTGGACTACGCTCCAATCTTCTCATTCCATGGCCTG ATTCCAGAGCTGGCTGCTGCTCTTATGGCAATATGTGAAGTTTTTGGGAGTCTTTCTCCAAGTGTTTCCTGGACGCTGAGAACAGGAGAGGAGATATCTGCTCACACAGTCTTCTCAAATGCATTCATTCTTCTGTTGAGACTTTGGAAGTTTAACCATCCACCACTTGAGTATTGCGTAATGGGAGATGGTGCTCCAGTTGGCTCGCAGCTAACTCCTGAGTATCTTCTGCTATTGAGGAATTCCCAAGTTTTATCatccagcagtttggcaaaagaaCGAAATGGACAAAGAAAATTACAAATTCCTACTTCACATCCATCATCTGAGCATCCTATTTTTATGGATTCGTTTCCAAAGTTGAAGTTATGGTATCGGCAACACCAAGCTTGTCTGGCCTCAACTCTTTCTGGACTTGCTCATGGGACACCTGTACGTAACAATGTGGACAGCCTTCTCAATCTGATGTTCAGAAAGGCTAATAAAGGAGGCACGTCTATAGGTTCTATATCCGGAAGTAGCAGCATAAGTAATTCTTCCGGTCCTGGTGGTGACGATCTACATCTTTGGCCTCAGTTGCCAGCTTGGGAGATACTGGAAGCTGTTCCGTTTGTGGTTGATGCTGCTCTTACTGCTTGTTCACATGGAAGATTATTCCCACGTGAACTAGCTACAG GCCTGAAGGATCTGGCTGATTTCCTGCCTGCATCTCTTGCTACAATAGTAAGCTACTTTTCAGCCGAGGTAACTCGGGGTGTCTGGAAGCCAGCATCCATGAACGGATCAGATTGGCCTAGCCCTTCCGTGAACCTATCCATGGTTGAAGAGCACATCAAGAAAATTGTAGCTGCTACCGGTGTTGATGTTCCCAGGCTAGTTACAG GAGGAAGTTCTTCGGGTACGCTTCCATTGCCATTGGCTGCTTTCGTGAGCCTCACAATCACATACAAGCTTGACAAGGCATCAGAGCGTTTCCTTAACCTTGCTGGCCCAGCTCTAGAGAACCTCGCTGCAAGCTGCCCATGGCCAAGCATGGCGATTGTTGCAGCACTGTGGACCCAGAAGGTGAAGCGGTGGAGCGATTTCCTAGTGTTTTCAGCTTCGCGCACGGTGTTCCACCACAACAACGACGCAGTCGTCCAGCTCCTCCGAAGCTGCTTCGCTGCTACCCTTGGCATGTCATCCACATCAGTCTGCAGCTGTGGAGGTGTCGCTAGTCTTCTGGGCCACGGGTACTGCCCTGGCGGTTTCTCACCAGTTGCGCCAGGAATCCTGTACCTTCGGATATTCCGGTGCATCAAGGACTGCTCCATACTTGCAGAAGACATACTCTCCCTTCTGATGCTCTCAGTGAAGGATATCGCCGAAACAACCGTACCCAGACAACGTTCAGACAAACTAAAGAAGACCAAGTATGGGATGAGGCATGGTCAGGTatctctttccgctgcaatgacGCAGGTGAAGGTGGCGGCATCTCTGGGCGCAACGCTCATCTGGCTGTCCGGTGGCACAGCCCTGGTCCAGTCCCTGATTCAGGAGATGCTCCCCTCGTGGTTCCTGACCGTGCAGGACCTGGATCAGGGCGGGACCAGCGGAGGCATAGTGTACAAGCTGGGCGGCCATGCGCTGGCCTACCTTGCGGTGTCCTCGGGCATGTTCGCCTGGGGCATTGACCCGACTCCAGTGTCCCGGCGCCGTGAGAGGGTCACAAGGTCGCACCTGGAGTTCCTGGCGAGCGCCCTGGATGGCAAGATCTCGCTAGGCTGCGGCCCCTCACTGTGGCGCGCCTATGTTGCCGGGTTCTTGGGCCTGGTGGTGGAGTGCACCCCGTGCTGGGTGCAGGAGGTTGAACTGAGGGTGCTCAAGCGGCTGAGCAGTGGGCTGCGGCAGTGGGGCGAGGACGAGCTCGCGgtggcgctcctccgccgcgctggGCCTGAGGCCATGGGCACCGCTGCCGAGCTGATCCTGAGCAGTGAGTGGTGA